The Bombus fervidus isolate BK054 chromosome 8, iyBomFerv1, whole genome shotgun sequence genome window below encodes:
- the Pbp95 gene encoding proximal sequence element A Pbp95 — MNTVLNEGDENNDLVEMLLESIFPECTDGNHFENNYEINDIELIDNLKQESIKDRISVQKECQTKDDFTECSIENYYDMLDYNKQIISSLMDLKNNIILALTKCKKKLAVIECNLKRNIAKDTKISICNAGMPYFKDKNYFFASNNEDEILKESYKELQLKNLPKISAWTKKERDVLLDAVKEEAEGGKECKDGEKKFSSTNILQTVNPLQQKEFDWFKISSNYFEDVHSPFDCRIMWNVFLHPNINRKHWTKSEITKLRRIVKKNKFQNWDKIAEELNTNRSAYQCLIRYNTRKRLPKVHCIWENEEDKRLLKLVEIFQIGDFIPWGNVTSWMQNRTKQQVYFRWSYSLSPYLTKGRFTKTEDDILKDAVTKYGTNFRKISAALMPNRSTIQLHDRYQTLTINQIQSWTSWTLEEDTKLLHLFQCIGPNWSVIAKNFSCKTRTQLRHRYTALQKYIKRGVSILELHKYQLHNGVQHSKNENKEQKKKEFCKNIFKPNNSIINEDHDNNITNIDQEIIDYFHKKYKAEQLIHRRELHNVEKLECNTISLYNILQALNAKHCISNNIIDKKLNNRDQQLLHSLREYIKLKNDKKKYFQIVEEYKSRMFKRNESEQDSCFLSPCPFDSQIKLKKLKKCIDYDIDRSNKFVFELPTDFNTSELIVPYISGEQELQFQKFARSFQVNNSKCSESAFETRNCPTFLTKLLLRRRSRTNNSNDRNNSTDKTFKKLESVVRFDIGTTASHENDDGYKSQHVEFQSKCLSNCTTEITQNYDTSIMHASHATLISFKNLTYLKRLNERYSILDEYFIPSNELQEAFNLLETRLEQLFKYPLGLSNILLPQVYVEDTSLFEDIPPKKRRLKY; from the coding sequence ATGAACACGGTACTCAACGAAGGTGATGAAAATAATGATCTAGTCGAGATGTTGTTAGAAAGTATATTTCCCGAATGTACGGATGGAAATCATTTTGAgaataattacgaaataaatgatattgaaTTAATCGATAACTTAAAACAAGAATCTATTAAAGATCGAATAAGTGTACAAAAAGAATGTCAAACCAAAGATGACTTTACGGAATGTAGTATCGAAAATTACTATGATATGTTAGATTATAACAAACAGATAATCTCTTCTTTAATGGATTTAAAAAACAACATAATTCTAGCTCttacaaaatgtaaaaaaaaattagcaGTGAtagaatgtaatttaaaaagaaatatagctaaagatacaaaaatttcaatttgcaaTGCCGGTATGCCTTATTTTaaggataaaaattatttttttgcttCCAATAACGAAGATGAAATATTGAAGGAAAGCTATAAAGAATTACAGCTCAAAAATCTTCCCAAAATTTCTGCATGgactaaaaaggaaagagatgTGCTTTTAGATGCGGTAAAAGAAGAAGCTGAAGGGGGAAAGGAATGCAAAGACGgggaaaagaaattttcatctACAAACATTTTACAAACAGTCAATCCATTACAACAAAAAGAATTTGATTGGTTTAAAATATCATCTAATTATTTTGAAGATGTCCATTCTCCGTTTGATTGTCGTATCATGTGGAATGTTTTTCTTCATCCTAACATCAACAGGAAGCATTGGACGAAGTCAGAAATTACTAAACTCAGGAGAAtagtaaaaaagaataaatttcaaaactgGGACAAAATTGCTGAAGAATTGAATACAAATCGTAGTGCGTATCAATGTCTTATCAGATATAATACAAGAAAAAGATTACCTAAAGTCCATTGCATTTGGGAAAATGAAGAAGATAAAAGACTTTTGAAACtagtagaaatatttcaaattggtGACTTTATTCCTTGGGGCAATGTTACGAGTTGGATGCAAAATAGAACTAAGCAGCAAGTTTATTTTCGATGGTCATACAGCTTATCACCATATTTAACTAAAGGCAGATTCACTAAAACTGAGGACGATATCTTGAAAGATGCTGTTACTAAATATGGTACTAACTTTCGTAAAATATCAGCTGCATTAATGCCTAATAGATCTACCATTCAACTTCATGATCGTTATCAAACGTTAACCATTAACCAAATTCAAAGTTGGACTTCGTGGACGCTTGAAGAAGATACAAAGTTACTTCATCTTTTTCAGTGCATTGGTCCAAATTGGTCTGTAATAGCTAAAAACTTTTCGTGCAAAACTAGGACTCAATTAAGACACAGATACACAgctttgcaaaaatatattaagagAGGTGTTTCTATACTTGAACTGCATAAATATCAATTACACAATGGAGTACAACattcaaaaaatgaaaacaaggaacaaaaaaagaaagaattttgtaaaaatatcttcaaaCCTAATAATAGTATTATCAATGAAGAtcatgataataatattacgaatATAGATCAAGAAATAATTGactattttcataaaaaatataaagcagAACAATTGATACATAGGCGGGAACTTCATAACGTGGAAAAGTTGGAATGTAATACAATaagtttgtataatattttacaagcaTTGAATGCCAAACATTGTATATCCAATAACATTATTGATAAAAAACTAAACAATAGAGATCAACAGCTTTTGCATTCATTAAGggaatatataaaactaaaaaacGATAAGAAAAAGTACTTTCAAATTGTAGAGGAGTATAAATCACGCATGTTTAAACGCAATGAGTCTGAACAAGATTCTTGCTTTTTATCTCCATGTCCTTTTGATTCGCagataaaattgaagaaattaaagaaatgtatCGATTATGATATAGATAGAagcaataaatttgtattcgaACTACCTACAGACTTTAATACATCAGAGCTTATAGTTCCTTACATCAGTGGTGAACAAGaattacaatttcaaaaatttgctCGTTCCTTTCAAGTCAATAATTCAAAATGCAGTGAATCAGCCTTTGAAACTCGAAACTGTCctacatttttaacaaaattattattacgacGTCGAAGTCGTACCAATAATAGCAACGATAGAAACAATTCAACTgacaaaacatttaaaaaattggaatCAGTCGTTCGATTCGACATTGGCACCACTGCATCTCATGAAAATGACGATGGTTACAAATCTCAGCATGTGGAATTTCAAAGCAAATGTCTATCTAACTGTACTACAGAAATTACTCAAAACTATGATACATCTATTATGCATGCTAGCCATGCAACTTTGATAAGTTTCAAAAACTTGACATATTTGAAACGATTAAATGAAAGGTATAGTATTcttgatgaatattttataccatCAAACGAATTACAAGAAGCATTTAATTTATTGGAAACACGTttagaacaattatttaagtacCCATTAGGCCTGTCAAATATCTTATTGCCACAAGTTTATGTAGAGGATACATCTCTGTTCGAAGATATTCCACCGAAAAAGAGACGTCTCAAATATTAG
- the LOC139989688 gene encoding lipase maturation factor 2, whose translation MVQVRYTRNLFLRGICIIYLFAFLSFYIQIPGLYGDNGILPARTQLDLKSRSPLFHKLRQKPTLLWFAPYLGLNIEYMLDVLSLVGVALSFAGFISQRFCIALVFALLWSLYYSLYQIGQTFMWFQWDVLLLEAGFLCIFVAPFCYSQRGKQSTPSDAVTFWTVRWLLFRLMFSSGVVKLTSGCPVWWKLNALNVHFESQCIPTHLAWYAHHLPTWFLRFTTVIVNIIELVIPFLFFFPNRKVRIIAFYTQVFLQIHIIATGNYNFFNFLTICLCISLLDDQFFYKKKSKNSTYNIMESFSTILCIVVYGGIFYATYVYYNLRISDNWTIQSDIAFTQKQFDYVLSRTIPVSISIGIISLAFTVVNALVTSLLAIKGIRNKIMATSVTSLYTAAVCFIFAISIVPYATLHHSYNSTIPVQLKQIQGKVEHLHLVNSYGLFRRMTGVGGRLEVIIEGSNDIDGPWKEYEFLYKPGNVNNSLPFVAPHQPRLDWQMWFAALGTYHQNPWLMSLAYRLLSGQPEVLALMNNIKNPFAEKPPRYIKASLYRYHYTPWSQSWNKQAWWTREKIGEYFPIFSHDHPPLLEYLSKMKIIQDKPTFKITNDSLKLFFDSIRSLVYKIEASLLLWGVFTAGCTIIMTSYNNSMLKKK comes from the exons GATTATATGGGGATAATGGCATCCTACCAGCTAGAACTCAGTTGGATCTTAAAAGTCGTTCAcctttatttcataaattaagaCAGAAACCAACATTACTGTGGTTTGCTCCTTATCTTGggttaaatatagaatacatGTTAGATGTATTATCACTTGTGGGTGTTGCTCTTTCTTTCGCAGG atttataTCACAAAGATTTTGCATTGCATTGGTATTTGCACTACTTTggtcattatattattctttgtaTCAAATTGGTCAAACATTTATGTGGTTTCAATG gGATGTACTTTTATTGGAAGCaggatttttatgtatatttgtagCACCATTCTGCTATTCTCAACGTGGAAAACAAAGTACACCAAGCGACGCTGTAACCTTTTGGACTGTGCGTTGGCTACTTTTCCGCTTAATGTTTTCCAGTGGAGTAGTGAAACTTACTTCTGGTTGTCCAGTGTGGTGGAAATTAAAtg CTTTGAATGTACATTTTGAGTCACAGTGTATACCTACTCATTTAGCATGGTACGCGCATCATTTGCCAACATGGTTTTTACGTTTTACTACTGTGATTGTCAATATTATTGAACTTGTCATTCCatttttgttcttctttcCAAACAGAAAAGTCAGAATAATTGCATTTTATACACag GTATTTCTTCAGATACACATTATAGCAACAGGAAActacaattttttcaactttttaacCATCTGTTTATGTATCTCTTTACTTGATGAtcaattcttttataaaaaaaaatctaaaaatagtACTTATAATATCATGGAATCTTTTTCTACGATATTATGTATCGTAGTTTATGGAGGAATTTTTTATGCAACATATGTGTATTACAATCTTAGAATATCTGATAATTGGACAATCCAAAGCGACATTG CATTTACGCAAAAACAATTTGATTATGTTTTATCACGGACAATCCCGGTTTCTATCTCCATCGGCATAATATCCCTCGCATTTACAGTTGTAAATGCATTAGTTACGTCTTTATTAGCCATTAAAggaatacgaaataaaattatggcAACATCCGTTACGAGTCTTTATACAGCAGCAGTTTGTTTTATCTTCGCTATAAGTATT GTACCATATGCCACCTTACATCACAGTTATAATTCAACAATACCAGTGCAACTAAAACAGATACAAGGGAAAGTCGAACATCTTCATCTTGTAAATAGTTATGGATTATTTAGACGTATGACCGGTGTAGGAGGTAGACTAGAAGTAATCATCGAAGGAAGCAATGACATTGACGGGCCATGGaaagaatacgaatttttatataaaccaggaaatgttaataattcaTTACCGTTTGTTG CTCCTCATCAACCACGGCTCGATTGGCAAATGTGGTTCGCTGCGTTAGGTACTTATCATCAAAATCCATGGTTAATGTCATTAGCGTATCGTCTTTTGAGCGGTCAACCAGAAGTGTTGGCTCTAATGAATAACATAAAGAACCCATTTGCCGAAAAACCACCTAGATATATTAAAGCTAGTCTTTATCGTTATCATTACACTCCATGGAGTCAATC atgGAATAAACAAGCTTGGTGGACGAGAGAAAAGATCGgggaatattttccaatatttagtCACGATCATCCACCGCTTctcgaatatttatcaaaaatgaaaattattcaagataAGCCGACGTTCAAAATAACAAACGATTCGTTAAAACTATTCTTCGATAGCATTAGGTCTCTGGTTTACAAAATCGAAGCTAGCCTTCTCTTATGGGGAGTTTTTACAGCAGGTTGTACAATCATCATGACTAGTTACAATAATTCAATgttaaagaaaaagtaa